One Alnus glutinosa chromosome 3, dhAlnGlut1.1, whole genome shotgun sequence genomic region harbors:
- the LOC133862714 gene encoding auxin response factor 18: MAHLEGGPRSSSISHAEPGFGGDDLYAELWKLCAGPLVDVPRPGERVFYFPQGHMEQLEASTNQELNQQIPLFNLSSKILCRVHNVRLLAEQETDEVYAQITLQPELDRSEPTSPDGFSPELPRQTVHSFCKILTASDTSTHGGFSVLRKHATECLPPLDMTQATPTQELVAKDLHGFEWKFKHIFRGQPRRHLLTTGWSNFVTSKRLVAGDAFVFLRGDNGELRVGVRRLARQQIPMPSSVISSQSMHLGVLATASHAVMTQTIFVVYYKPRTSQFIISVNKFLEAVNNAFSVGMRFKMRFEGEDSPERRFTGTIVGVGDISPEWSKSKWRSLKVQWDEPSTIQRPERVSPWEIDPFVASASLNLTQPAVKSKRPRPVDIPTSEITTASPFWYHGSTQSHELTQLSSAAEVQSHETCAVWATRPKDINTNGSRVRAEGMWPSSPHINVSLDLFSDSAEDDKTVTAQSTLSDYVSPVSSRLRNGVIHDHVEKGTKSETSLVCRLFGIDLLTKNSQTTAPSDREPEIRMPMGKGPSPTAASESDRVNNLDTSKSPKEQKQLTPDASLRETHSKQGSSLSMRTRTKVQMQGVAVGRAVDLTVLKGYNDLIDELEKMFEIRGELRPQNKWAVVFTDDENDMMLVGDDPWLEFCKMVRKIYIYSSEEVKTMSSICKLTGSSVEGEGTILSSDSGA; the protein is encoded by the exons GATGTGCCACGCCCTGGGGAGAGAGTCTTCTACTTCCCTCAGGGTCACATGGAACAA TTGGAAGCATCAACGAATCAGGAGCTGAATCAGCAAATCCCTCTGTTTAATCTTTCTTCTAAGATCCTTTGTCGTGTTCATAACGTTCGGTTACTG GCGGAACAAGAAACAGATGAGGTTTATGCACAGATCACTTTGCAGCCGGAACTAGAT CGAAGTGAGCCTACAAGTCCTGATGGGTTCTCACCGGAGCTTCCGAGGCAAACGGTTCATTCATTTTGCAAGATTTTGACTGCTTCTGACACAAGCACTCATGGAGGGTTCTCAGTTCTTCGAAAGCATGCCACTGAATGCCTGCCTCCGTTg GATATGACCCAAGCAACACCAACTCAGGAGTTGGTTGCCAAGGATCTTCATGGGTTTGAGTGGAAGTTTAAGCATATATTTAGAG GCCAACCACGGAGGCATTTGCTTACGACAGGATGGAGTAACTTTGTCACTTCTAAGAGATTGGTTGCAGGAGATGCCTTTGTATTTTTAAG GGGTGATAATGGGGAGTTGCGAGTGGGCGTACGTCGTCTTGCTCGCCAGCAGATTCCCATGCCTTCATCTGTGATATCCAGCCAGAGCATGCATCTTGGAGTGCTTGCCACTGCCTCTCATGCAGTTATGACCCAAACCATTTTTGTGGTGTATTACAAGCCAAG GACTAGCCAGTTCATTATCAGTGTAAACAAATTTCTGGAGGCTGTTAATAATGCGTTTTCAGTTGGCATGCGCTTCAAGATGAGATTTGAGGGAGAAGACTCTCCGGAAAGAAg ATTCACAGGCACCATAGTTGGGGTCGGGGATATATCTCCAGAGTGGTCAAAGTCTAAATGGCGATCATTGAAG GTTCAATGGGATGAACCATCAACAATTCAAAGACCGGAGAGGGTTTCCCCTTGGGAGATAGATCCTTTTGTTGCTTCAGCTTCACTGAACCTTACTCAACCAGCAGTAAAGAGCAAGAGGCCCCGACCTGTTGATATTCCAACTTCTG AGATCACCACGGCATCACCTTTTTGGTATCATGGATCAACACAGTCCCACGAGTTAACCCAATTGAGTAGTGCTGCTGAAGTCCAAAGCCATGAAACCTGTGCTGTCTGGGCTACTAGGCCTAAAGACATCAATACCAATGGCTCAAGGGTGAGAGCAGAAGGCATGTGGCCCTCTTCTCCGCATATAAATGTCTCTCTAGATCTTTTCTCAGATTCAGCAGAGGATGACAAAACTGTAACAGCACAGTCGACACTTTCTGATTACGTCTCTCCAGTTTCATCAAGACTAAGGAATGGTGTGATACATGACCATGTGGAAAAGGGGACAAAATCTGAGACTTCTCTTGTTTGCCGGTTATTTGGAATTGATTTGTTGACAAAAAACTCTCAGACTACTGCTCCTTCAGACAGGGAACCAGAAATAAGGATGCCTATGGGTAAAGGACCAAGTCCAACTGCAGCATCTGAATCTGATAGGGTGAATAATCTGGATACTTCAAAGTCCCCAAAGGAACAGAAGCAACTCACACCAGATGCATCACTGAGGGAGACACACAGCAAGCAGGGCTCCAGTCTTTCCATGAGAACTCGTACCAAG GTGCAAATGCAAGGGGTTGCTGTTGGGCGTGCCGTTGACTTGACTGTCTTGAAAGGGTACAATGATCTAATAGATGAACTGGAGAAAATGTTCGAGATAAGAGGGGAGCTTCGTCCACAGAACAAATGGGCCGTCGTATTTACCGACGATGAAAATGACATGATGCTCGTGGGCGATGATCCATGGCT GGAATTTTGTAAGATGGTGAGGAAGATCTACATATATTCAAGTGAGGAAGTGAAGACCATGAGTTCAATATGTAAGCTTACCGGCTCATCGGTAGAAGGTGAAGGAACTATTCTTAGCTCGGACTCTGGAGC